Part of the Candidatus Korarchaeota archaeon NZ13-K genome is shown below.
GGTGACGACCCACAACATGTTCGAGGCCGAGATAATGTGCGATCGCGTCGCTATAATGAATGAGGGAAGGATAGTGGCCATGGACACTGTGGAGAACCTGAAAAGAATTGTGGAGGGGGAAGTGACGATAGAGGTCCTCCTGATGCTCCCGGCCAGGCTCAGCACCTCTGAACTCAGGGAGGAGCTTCACAGGGGGATCGGGAGACCCGTGGAGGTTATGATCGCGAGCGAGGAGGTCAGGGTGAGGGTGAGCTCAACCCAGGCTGAGGTGGAGGGGCTGACACAGGTTCTGCTGGGCAGGCTCCACTCCCTAGGCTGCGGCGTGAGGAGGGTGGAGGTGACGGAGCCATCGCTCGAGGACGTCTTCGTTAAGCTCACCGGGGGGAGGGGATGATGGGCCTGGCATCCCTCTTCAAGTCCGGGATCTTCCTGGACCTCTACTTCGTCAAGAACAACAGGGCCAACCTCTTGGCCTTCCTCCTCTGGCCCTACCTGATGCTCTCGCTCGTGCTAGGCGCGGGCCTCCTCTTCGGCTCCGCGCAGTCCTTCAGGACCAACGTGGGCTCGGACGTCGATCCGGTGATCTTCTTCGTCTCCTCCACGCTGATAGCCTCGACATCCCTCTCGGTGATGTGGGACGTCGGGGGCTCCGTCCTCCTTCACAGGTGGGCCGGGACCCTGCCTTACGTTCTCTTGGCACCCCACAGGACATCGACCATACTCGTGATGTCCTACGTCCCCAGGTACATCTTCTGGAGCTTCGTTCAGCTGGCAGAGTTCCTGCCGCTCCTCTTCTGGAGGAAGGGAACCGGAATGCTCCTAGATGCCGGTTTCATGGCCGCGGCTATACTCATGGGCATGCTCCCTCTCCTCGGCTTCTCCGCCATATTCGCCTCCCTCCTCCTCATGGTGAAGGAGGAGAGCAACATACTGAGCTGGCTCAACCCCGTGATACTCATACTCTCCGGAGCGTTCTACCCATCCTACCTCTTCCCCCTCTGGGCCAGGGTCATATCTCAGCTCCTCCCCACGACCTACACCTTCGAGCTGGCCAGGCTCTCAGCGCTGCTCTCCACTCCCGTCCTGAGGGAGGCCTTGACCATAATGGGCGTGCTGCTCGGCATGGCAGCCCTCTACAATGCCCTGTCCTACGCGGCCATGGGGGAGGCTGAGAGGAGGGCCCTGGGGGGCGGATCAATATGATCAGGATCCTTATCTGGCTTCATCTCCTCAGGCTTTGGAGGCTCAGGTACAGCTTCCTGAACATGGTGGTGTCCAACGCGATGTGGGTCCTGCTCCTGATACTGGGGGTGCTCCTCTTCGTCCCCAGGGGGGAGCTTGATATGGCCCTAAGGTCAGCTTACTGGACCATAGCCTGCTGGAGCGTGATCTCAAACTTCTCCAGCCTCGTCGGGGGATGGTCCAACTTCTTCATCTCAATAGGGATGGTGGAGGAGCACCTGATGAGGGGCATATCCCCGTTCTACGTGATAGGAGGAAGGCTGATAGTGGCCACCATAGTTTCCTCGCTCACAATAGCCCTCATGGGGATCCTGGTGGGAGCCCTCTTCTCGGTTGACATGTTCTCCCTCCTCAGCCCTGAGCTCGCCCTCCTAGGGTTCACTGTGGTCTCTCTGGAGAGCCTCCTTTACGGGCTCACGATATCGGCCCTGGCCATGAGGACAAGCGTCTCCGAGCAGTTCCTGGAGATACTGAACTTCTCCACCGTGGGAGTGCTCATAGTCCCCACGAGGGTCATACCCGAGAACATGAGGTTAGTTTACCTCGCAATACCCTACGTGGCCCCGGCTTACCTGCTGAAGGTGAGCGCGGGCTCGGAGTCAGGTTCCCTCATCGGCTTCGCTGTCCTGATATCGATCCT
Proteins encoded:
- a CDS encoding ABC transporter permease; this translates as MGLASLFKSGIFLDLYFVKNNRANLLAFLLWPYLMLSLVLGAGLLFGSAQSFRTNVGSDVDPVIFFVSSTLIASTSLSVMWDVGGSVLLHRWAGTLPYVLLAPHRTSTILVMSYVPRYIFWSFVQLAEFLPLLFWRKGTGMLLDAGFMAAAILMGMLPLLGFSAIFASLLLMVKEESNILSWLNPVILILSGAFYPSYLFPLWARVISQLLPTTYTFELARLSALLSTPVLREALTIMGVLLGMAALYNALSYAAMGEAERRALGGGSI